One Bacillus sp. (in: firmicutes) genomic window, GATGCGTGTTCCAACTCCAAACGTTTCTGTAGTAGACTTAGTAGCTGAGCTTGAAAAAGAAGTAACTGCTGAAGAAGTAAATGCAGCTCTTAGAGAAGCAGCTGAGGGCGAATTAAAAGGAATTTTAGCATATAGCGAAGAACCACTTGTTTCTCGCGACTACAACGGTAATACAGCTTCTTCAACAATCGATGCGCTTTCTACAATGGTTATCGATAACAACATGGTAAAAGTTGTTTCTTGGTATGACAACGAAACTGGTTACTCTAACCGTGTAGTAGACTTAGTTGACTACATCGCTCAAAAGGGCCTTTAATAAAAACAAATTCAATAAAGTGTTACACTATTTAATAAAAAGTTAACAAATGTGACATCATTTTTAGATGGAAATGATGGATAAATTATGTCCCAGCATCTATAATAGAGTTGGGATGGAAGGGGAGTAGGGGGGAGTGCCCTCTCCCCGTTTTTCACTTATCAAAGTCCTTCAATGGAAACAAGGAGGTCCTTTTTGATGAACAAAAAAACGGTAAAAGATATTGAACTAAAAGGAAAACGAGTGTTTTGCCGCGTAGATTTTAACGTGCCGATGAAAGACGGTGCGGTTACTGACGACACACGTATTCGGGCGGCTCTACCAACCATTCAATACTTAAAAGAACAAGGGGCGAAAGTCATTTTAGCGAGCCACTTAGGACGCCCAAAAGGACAAGTTGTTGAAGAGTTACGCTTAACTCCAGTGGCTGAGCGCTTACAAGAGCTTCTTGGTGCCCCTGTAGTGAAAGTCGACGAAGCATATGGGGAAGCAGTTCAAGCGAAAATCGCTGAAATGAATGAAGGAGACGTCATGCTTTTAGAAAACGTCCGCTTCTATCCTGGTGAAGAGAAAAATGATCCAGAGTTAGCGAAAGCGTTCGCTGAGCTTGCGGATGTATATGTGAACGACGCGTTCGGTGCGGCTCACCGTGCTCATGCTTCTACTGAAGGTATTGCAAAACACCTTCCAGCTGTCGCTGGGTTCTTAATGGAAAAAGAATTAAGCGTGTTAGGAAATGCGTTATCAAATCCAGAGCGTCCATTTACAGCGATTATTGGTGGCGCCAAAGTAAAAGATAAAATTGGTGTTATTGAAAACTTATTAGACAAAGTGGACAACTTAATCATCGGCGGGGGATTAGCTTATACGTTCGTAAAAGCAAAGGGGTACGAAATCGGTAAATCCCTATTAGAAGAAGATAAAATTGAATTAGCGAAAGAATTTATGAAAAAAGCTGAAGAAAAAGGCGTTAACTTCTATATGCCTCAAGATGTGATCGTCGCTGATGATTTCTCTGAAACAGCGAACACGAAAGCGGTATCCATTGAAGAGATTCCTGCAGATTGGGAAGCGCTTGATATCGGTCCGAAAACGCGTGAACTATACAGCCAAGTGATCAATGAATCCAAACTAGTGATTTGGAACGGTCCAATGGGTGTATTTGAAATGGACCAATTCGCGAACGGAACAAAAGCAGTTGCCGAAGCGTTAGCTAAAGCAGAAGGTACGTATTCGGTTATCGGTGGTGGTGACTCCGCAGCAGCTGTTGAAAAGTTTGGCTTAGCGGATCAAATGAGCCATATTTCTACTGGTGGCGGTGCTTCTCTTGAGTTTATGGAAGGAAAAGCTTTACCAGGTGTAGTGGCATTAGATGATAAATAATCCGCTCAATTGGTAAAGAAATGAATGAAAGGGGGAAGCAAGATGCGTAAACCAATTATTGCTGGTAACTGGAAGATGCACAAAACGTTAAGCGAAGCAAAAGCTTTTGCAGAAGAAGTAAAAGGTCTCGTTCCACCGAAAGAGCGTGTGGATTCTGTCATTTGTGCCCCAGCAATCTTTTTAGAGCGTCTTGTAGAAGTGACGAAAGAATATGATGTCGAAATTGGTGCACAAAACATGCACTTTGAAGAAAGCGGTGCATTTACAGGAGAAATTAGTCCGAAAGCGCTCCAAGATTTAGGTGTAACTTACGTGATTTTAGGGCATTCTGAGCGTCGTGAAATGTTTAACGAAACGGATGACGCTGTTAATAAAAAAGTATTAGCTGCATTTAAATATGATTTAACGCCGATTGTGTGCGTTGGTGAAACGTTAGAACAACGTGAAAATGGCGCAACAAAGCAAGTGGTTGAAGACCAAGTGAAAAAAGCATTAACAGGCTTAACAAACGAACAAGCTAAACAAGTCGTGATCGCTTACGAACCAATTTGGGCGATTGGTACAGGTAAGTCTTCTACAGCGGAAGACGCGAATGATGTATGTGCCCATATCCGTCAAGTGATCGCAAACAACTTTTCTCAACAAGTGGCAGATGCTGTACGAATTCAATACGGTGGCAGCGTAAAGCCAGCGAATATTAAAGAGTTCTTATCACAACCAGATATTGATGGTGCATTAGTTGGTGGAGCTAGCTTAGATCCAAAATCGTTCTTGCAACTATTGGAGGCAGGTAATAATGAGTAAAGCACCTACAGCTTTGATTATTTTAGACGGTTTTGCTTTACGTGATGAAGTAAAAGGAAATGCCGTCGCTCAAGCAAAAAAGCCAAATTTTGATCGTTTCTGGAATAAATATCCTCATACAACGTTAAAAGCGTGTGGAGAAGCCGTTGGATTACCAGAAGGTCAAATGGGGAACTCTGAAGTTGGTCACTTAAATATTGGTGCAGGACGAATTGTGTATCAAAGTTTAACACGCGTGAACATTGCGATCCGCGAAGGAGAATTCGATAAAAATGAAACGTTCCTGCAAGCGATGAATCATGTAAAAGAAAAAGGCACGAACTTACACATTTTTGGCTTGCTTTCTGACGGTGGCGTACATAGCCATATTGACCACCTATTTGCTCTTTTAAAACTTGCGGCAAAAGAAGGCGTTCAAAACGTCTATGTGCACGCGTTCTTAGATGGTCGCGATGTCGGTCCACAAACGGCAAAAACGTACATTCAGCAAACGGAAGAGAAAATGAAAGAGTACGGTGTCGGAAAGTTTGCGACTATTTCTGGCCGTTATTATTCCATGGACCGTGACAAACGTTGGGAACGCGTGGAAAAATCATACCGAGCAATGGTATATGGTGAAGGTCCGAAATATACGAACCCGATCGACTGTATCGAAGATTCCTACCAAAACGGAATCTATGATGAGTTCGTCATCCCATCCGTCATCACAGACGAACAAGGCGATCCAGTAGCAACAATCAAAGACGAAGATGCTGTCATTTTCTACAACTTCCGTCCAGACCGGGCGATTCAAATTTCCAACACATTTACTAACGAAGATTTTCGTTCGTTTGATCGCGGACCGAAGCATCCGAAAAACTTATTCTTTGTTTGCTTAACTCATTTTAGTGAAACAGTAAAAGGGTATGTGGCATTTAAGCCAACGAACTTGGATAATACGCTTGGAGAAGTCATTTCTCAAAACGGTTTAACGCAACTTCGTATTGCGGAAACTGAAAAATATCCGCACGTCACCTTCTTTATGAGCGGTGGCCGTGAAGAGCCGTTCCCTGGCGAAGAACGAATTTTAATCGACTCACCAAAAGTCGCGACTTACGATTTAAAACCGGAAATGAGCGCCTATGAAGTGACCGAAGCGCTGTTAAAAGAAATCGAAGCCGACAAACACGATGCGATTATTTTAAACTTTGCGAACCCAGATATGGTGGGTCATTCCGGTAAGCTAGAGCCGACG contains:
- a CDS encoding phosphoglycerate kinase, which encodes MNKKTVKDIELKGKRVFCRVDFNVPMKDGAVTDDTRIRAALPTIQYLKEQGAKVILASHLGRPKGQVVEELRLTPVAERLQELLGAPVVKVDEAYGEAVQAKIAEMNEGDVMLLENVRFYPGEEKNDPELAKAFAELADVYVNDAFGAAHRAHASTEGIAKHLPAVAGFLMEKELSVLGNALSNPERPFTAIIGGAKVKDKIGVIENLLDKVDNLIIGGGLAYTFVKAKGYEIGKSLLEEDKIELAKEFMKKAEEKGVNFYMPQDVIVADDFSETANTKAVSIEEIPADWEALDIGPKTRELYSQVINESKLVIWNGPMGVFEMDQFANGTKAVAEALAKAEGTYSVIGGGDSAAAVEKFGLADQMSHISTGGGASLEFMEGKALPGVVALDDK
- a CDS encoding triose-phosphate isomerase, whose product is MRKPIIAGNWKMHKTLSEAKAFAEEVKGLVPPKERVDSVICAPAIFLERLVEVTKEYDVEIGAQNMHFEESGAFTGEISPKALQDLGVTYVILGHSERREMFNETDDAVNKKVLAAFKYDLTPIVCVGETLEQRENGATKQVVEDQVKKALTGLTNEQAKQVVIAYEPIWAIGTGKSSTAEDANDVCAHIRQVIANNFSQQVADAVRIQYGGSVKPANIKEFLSQPDIDGALVGGASLDPKSFLQLLEAGNNE
- a CDS encoding 2,3-bisphosphoglycerate-independent phosphoglycerate mutase, producing MSKAPTALIILDGFALRDEVKGNAVAQAKKPNFDRFWNKYPHTTLKACGEAVGLPEGQMGNSEVGHLNIGAGRIVYQSLTRVNIAIREGEFDKNETFLQAMNHVKEKGTNLHIFGLLSDGGVHSHIDHLFALLKLAAKEGVQNVYVHAFLDGRDVGPQTAKTYIQQTEEKMKEYGVGKFATISGRYYSMDRDKRWERVEKSYRAMVYGEGPKYTNPIDCIEDSYQNGIYDEFVIPSVITDEQGDPVATIKDEDAVIFYNFRPDRAIQISNTFTNEDFRSFDRGPKHPKNLFFVCLTHFSETVKGYVAFKPTNLDNTLGEVISQNGLTQLRIAETEKYPHVTFFMSGGREEPFPGEERILIDSPKVATYDLKPEMSAYEVTEALLKEIEADKHDAIILNFANPDMVGHSGKLEPTIKAVEAVDECLGKVVDAILAKGGVAIITADHGNADEVVTLEGKPMTAHTTNPVPVIVTKEGIELREGGILGDLAPTMLDLLGLEQPKEMTGQSLIKK